A part of Gemmatimonadaceae bacterium genomic DNA contains:
- a CDS encoding TrmH family RNA methyltransferase produces the protein MPDSLLSSVVVVLYEPQDPVNIAAVIRAMKNMGVARLRLVHPVEYDVVRLEGVAHRTMDIIERIEHFDSFDAAVADCISTVGFTARRRAAKLRVLDPKAAAAELLESARDGTVALVFGREDDGLPNEILDRVHAAVTIPTTDHASLNLAQAVLIGVYELHLAAADATREIAPPRKDAPPPTNEQFEQFFADAERSLGSIEFFKTRYPEHIMRTLRSLTHRAAPNSRELSLMRAMAIEVVNYLKRKGVTQ, from the coding sequence ATGCCTGACTCGCTGCTCTCGTCGGTCGTCGTCGTGTTGTACGAGCCACAGGATCCGGTCAACATCGCCGCCGTCATCCGGGCGATGAAGAACATGGGCGTGGCGCGACTGCGTCTCGTGCACCCGGTCGAGTACGACGTCGTGCGACTCGAAGGCGTCGCGCATCGCACGATGGACATCATCGAGCGCATCGAGCACTTCGATTCATTCGATGCCGCCGTCGCCGACTGCATCAGCACCGTTGGATTCACGGCGCGCCGCCGCGCGGCGAAGCTGCGTGTTCTCGATCCCAAGGCTGCCGCGGCGGAGCTGCTCGAGTCCGCGCGCGACGGCACGGTCGCGCTGGTGTTCGGCCGTGAAGACGATGGACTGCCGAACGAGATCCTCGATCGTGTGCACGCCGCGGTCACGATCCCGACGACGGACCATGCCTCGTTGAATCTCGCGCAGGCGGTGCTCATCGGCGTCTACGAGCTGCATCTCGCTGCCGCGGATGCCACGCGCGAGATTGCCCCGCCGCGCAAGGACGCGCCGCCACCGACGAACGAGCAGTTCGAGCAATTCTTCGCTGACGCCGAACGATCGCTCGGATCCATCGAGTTCTTCAAGACGCGCTATCCGGAGCACATCATGCGCACGTTGCGTTCGCTGACGCATCGGGCCGCGCCGAATTCGCGCGAGCTGTCGTTGATGCGGGCGATGGCGATCGAGGTGGTGAATTATTTGAAGCGGAAGGGAGTGACGCAGTAA
- a CDS encoding aminotransferase class III-fold pyridoxal phosphate-dependent enzyme — protein MPFGRFFDRGAKDSKAQSAPPPDVDETSPDDEQESEPESIPAEHDDADWLMRARAVLPTGASTGSKRLEALYGASDAVGPTHFAQAVGCRVTDVDGNEYLDCTMALGSVALGYAEPNVTRAVVDAIAAGNVSGLSSWHEVNVAERLCGIIPCADKVQFLKTGAEAMAAAVRLARTYTARDLVIGSGYFGWLDWSADETAGVPEGTKNSFRRIPWDDVAALEAAVGDAGSNLAAIVIEPVVERLPSEAWIKRARDLATSAGAVLIFDEVKTGFRLKTGGYQAHVDVVPDLAAFGKAMANGYPLAAVMGDRDVMDAARKTWISSTLASEATALAAASAVLSWHDEADVCASLWTIGAEMRGAFRSALEASGVQGISDDGIDPMWFLRFDRPERERRFLELAAAHGVLLKHGAYNFAALAHDEDAIRDLEATVSDTLVALRDEEAEA, from the coding sequence ATGCCCTTCGGCCGTTTTTTCGATCGCGGCGCCAAAGACTCCAAAGCGCAATCCGCGCCGCCGCCCGATGTTGACGAGACCTCTCCCGACGACGAGCAGGAGTCCGAGCCCGAATCCATTCCCGCTGAGCACGATGACGCGGACTGGCTGATGCGCGCGCGCGCCGTGCTTCCCACCGGCGCATCCACCGGCAGCAAGCGACTGGAAGCGCTCTATGGCGCGAGCGACGCGGTGGGACCGACGCACTTCGCGCAAGCCGTCGGTTGCCGAGTCACCGACGTCGACGGCAACGAGTACCTCGATTGCACCATGGCGCTCGGCTCCGTTGCACTCGGCTACGCCGAACCGAACGTCACGCGCGCCGTGGTCGATGCGATCGCCGCCGGGAACGTGTCAGGGTTGTCCAGCTGGCACGAGGTCAACGTCGCCGAGCGGCTCTGCGGCATCATTCCGTGCGCCGACAAAGTGCAGTTTCTGAAGACGGGCGCAGAAGCGATGGCCGCCGCCGTGCGGCTCGCGCGCACGTATACCGCGCGCGATCTCGTGATCGGCAGCGGCTATTTCGGTTGGCTCGATTGGTCGGCCGACGAGACCGCGGGTGTACCCGAGGGAACGAAGAATTCATTTCGTCGAATCCCATGGGACGACGTCGCCGCGCTCGAAGCCGCCGTCGGCGATGCCGGTTCGAACTTGGCCGCCATCGTCATCGAGCCGGTCGTCGAGCGGTTGCCGAGCGAGGCGTGGATCAAGCGCGCGCGCGATCTGGCGACGTCCGCCGGTGCCGTGCTCATCTTCGACGAGGTCAAGACCGGCTTTCGCCTGAAGACCGGCGGCTACCAGGCGCATGTCGACGTCGTACCGGATCTCGCCGCGTTCGGCAAGGCGATGGCCAACGGGTATCCCCTCGCCGCCGTCATGGGCGATCGCGACGTCATGGATGCGGCGCGCAAAACGTGGATCTCCTCCACGCTGGCGAGCGAGGCAACGGCGCTCGCTGCGGCGTCCGCGGTGTTGAGCTGGCATGACGAAGCCGACGTCTGCGCCTCGCTGTGGACGATCGGCGCCGAGATGCGCGGCGCGTTTCGCTCGGCGTTGGAGGCGAGCGGCGTGCAGGGCATCAGCGACGACGGCATCGATCCGATGTGGTTCCTGCGCTTCGATCGGCCAGAGCGCGAGCGGCGTTTTCTCGAGCTGGCCGCGGCGCACGGCGTGCTCCTCAAGCATGGCGCGTACAACTTCGCGGCGCTCGCGCATGATGAAGATGCAATTAGAGATCTCGAAGCCACCGTGAGCGATACGCTGGTGGCGCTCCGGGACGAGGAAGCCGAGGCGTGA
- a CDS encoding amidohydrolase family protein, with translation MTDDGAPLQSGPLIDAHAHFYHAGAGRADWSDVNAARFRAGERIGVTYHVASVLGSYGFSSPTYFPSPVDVTRGNDAMLALCAQEPERVRMFTTVNPNDTEHALREIERCGARGAIGIKLLASRRADDPLLDPIAAIAAEKGMPVLHHIWQHRRREWPSQEISDGADLARLAARHPRATFILAHIGGGGDYMHTFPAVVDCPNILPDLSGSGVDRGMLDAAVDALGARRLLWGCDLTMCTGLAKLRALEVIGLTDDDLEDIRWRNAARIFPDGSFPRCSPIRLDASTPRRP, from the coding sequence GTGACTGACGACGGCGCGCCGCTCCAGAGCGGGCCGCTGATCGACGCGCACGCGCACTTCTATCACGCCGGCGCGGGCCGTGCCGACTGGAGCGACGTGAACGCCGCGCGGTTTCGCGCCGGCGAGCGGATCGGCGTCACGTATCACGTCGCGTCGGTGCTCGGGAGCTACGGCTTCTCGTCGCCGACGTACTTTCCCTCGCCGGTGGACGTCACGCGAGGGAACGACGCGATGCTCGCGCTGTGCGCGCAGGAACCCGAACGCGTGCGGATGTTCACGACCGTGAATCCAAACGATACTGAACACGCGTTGCGCGAGATCGAACGCTGCGGCGCACGCGGCGCGATCGGCATCAAACTGCTGGCAAGCCGCCGCGCCGACGATCCGCTGCTCGATCCCATCGCCGCCATCGCGGCGGAGAAGGGCATGCCGGTGCTGCATCACATCTGGCAGCATCGCCGCCGCGAATGGCCGTCGCAGGAGATCTCGGACGGCGCCGATCTCGCGCGACTCGCGGCGCGTCATCCGCGCGCGACATTCATTCTCGCCCACATCGGCGGCGGCGGCGATTACATGCACACGTTTCCGGCCGTGGTCGACTGTCCGAACATCTTGCCGGATCTCTCGGGAAGCGGCGTCGATCGCGGCATGCTCGACGCCGCGGTCGACGCACTCGGCGCGCGGCGATTGTTGTGGGGCTGCGATCTCACGATGTGCACGGGCCTCGCAAAGCTCCGCGCCCTCGAGGTGATCGGCCTGACCGACGACGACCTCGAGGACATCCGCTGGCGCAACGCCGCTCGAATTTTTCCGGACGGCAGCTTTCCGCGCTGTTCGCCCATACGCCTCGACGCCTCGACGCCTCGACGCCCGTGA